A region from the Rhodocyclaceae bacterium genome encodes:
- a CDS encoding ABC transporter substrate-binding protein: MSEAPNPQVTHPNKGGIPITLACALYDRMQALYTGEVKAEGIELTFRVEDFPRKLFDHAMAEKSFDVCEMSSSDFITRYVDGTNPFVALPVFPSKMFRHGNIVINAKSGIRTPKDLEGKRVGVMRHTMTAAVWIRGHLQNDYGVDLKSIKWLEGSINTPGMHGVPTIHPPGWDITVNQTGKSLSQLIDAGELDATIGTHLPDSRKTNPDVQRIFPNFREVERDYYRKTGIFPVMHLIAIKREVYEKNPSIAKSLYDAFEKSKRAALVRMRNYSALRYMIPWLPDEIDEMERVFGDDQWSYGVEANRSTFETMMKFMVQQDMLKKAPSVEELFVKVD, translated from the coding sequence ATGAGCGAAGCCCCCAACCCGCAGGTCACGCACCCCAACAAGGGCGGCATCCCGATCACCCTCGCCTGCGCGCTGTACGACCGGATGCAGGCGCTGTACACCGGCGAAGTGAAGGCCGAGGGCATCGAACTCACCTTCCGCGTCGAGGACTTCCCGCGCAAGCTGTTCGACCACGCCATGGCCGAAAAGTCGTTCGACGTCTGCGAGATGTCGTCGTCCGATTTCATCACACGCTACGTGGACGGCACCAACCCCTTCGTCGCGCTGCCGGTCTTCCCGTCGAAGATGTTCCGCCACGGCAACATCGTGATCAACGCGAAGTCCGGCATCAGGACGCCGAAGGACCTCGAAGGCAAGCGTGTCGGCGTGATGCGCCACACGATGACCGCTGCGGTCTGGATCCGCGGCCACCTGCAGAACGACTACGGCGTCGACCTGAAGTCGATCAAGTGGCTCGAAGGCTCGATCAACACCCCTGGCATGCACGGCGTGCCGACCATCCACCCGCCCGGCTGGGACATCACCGTCAACCAGACAGGGAAGTCGCTGAGCCAGCTGATCGACGCCGGCGAGCTCGACGCCACCATCGGCACCCATCTGCCCGACTCGCGCAAGACCAACCCGGACGTTCAGCGCATCTTCCCGAACTTCCGCGAAGTCGAGCGCGATTATTACAGGAAGACCGGTATCTTCCCGGTGATGCACCTGATCGCGATCAAGCGCGAGGTGTACGAGAAGAACCCGTCCATCGCGAAGAGCCTGTACGACGCGTTCGAGAAGTCGAAGCGCGCGGCGCTGGTCCGGATGCGCAACTACTCGGCGCTGCGCTACATGATCCCCTGGCTGCCGGACGAGATCGACGAGATGGAACGCGTGTTCGGCGACGACCAGTGGAGCTACGGCGTCGAAGCGAACCGGTCGACCTTCGAGACCATGATGAAGTTCATGGTGCAGCAGGACATGCTGAAGAAGGCGCCGTCGGTGGAGGAGCTGTTCGTGAAGGTGGATTGA
- a CDS encoding N-carbamoyl-D-amino-acid hydrolase: MARHLKIAAAQLGPLHLVDTRVTATARLVKLLRDAHAMGARYVVFPELAFTTFFPRYWFEDQDEVDRRFYEFTMPSPETQPLFDEAKKLGIGFYLGYAERIVEDGVVHRYNTAILVGPDGRIAGKYRKIHLPGHAEHKPEAAFQHLEKKYFEVGNLGFRVWKFMDMIAGMLICNDRRWPEAFRVLALQGAEIVSLGFNTPSENLHYPEPPALRVHHHLIMAQSMAFQNATWLVETAKCGFEDGNRMFGHSLIVAPTGEIVAKSVSEEDEVVCFNADIDLANDLKKTMFNFAAHRRPEHYRLIVERVGAEVTPAQGP; the protein is encoded by the coding sequence ATGGCTCGACACCTGAAGATCGCGGCGGCCCAGCTCGGCCCGCTCCACCTGGTCGATACGCGCGTCACTGCCACCGCGCGGCTGGTCAAGCTGCTGCGCGATGCGCACGCGATGGGCGCGCGCTATGTCGTGTTCCCGGAACTTGCGTTCACCACCTTCTTTCCGCGTTACTGGTTCGAGGACCAGGACGAGGTCGACCGCCGGTTCTACGAGTTCACGATGCCCTCGCCGGAGACCCAGCCGCTGTTCGACGAGGCGAAGAAGCTCGGCATCGGCTTCTACCTCGGCTACGCCGAGCGCATCGTCGAGGATGGCGTCGTGCATCGCTACAACACCGCGATCCTGGTCGGCCCGGACGGGCGCATCGCCGGCAAGTACCGCAAGATCCACCTGCCCGGCCATGCCGAGCACAAGCCCGAAGCGGCGTTCCAGCACCTGGAGAAGAAGTATTTCGAGGTCGGCAACCTGGGTTTTCGCGTCTGGAAGTTCATGGACATGATCGCCGGCATGCTGATCTGCAACGACCGGCGCTGGCCCGAGGCATTCCGCGTGCTCGCGCTGCAGGGCGCGGAGATCGTTTCGCTCGGCTTCAACACGCCGAGCGAGAACCTTCACTACCCTGAGCCGCCGGCGCTGCGCGTGCACCACCACCTGATCATGGCGCAGTCGATGGCATTCCAGAACGCCACCTGGCTGGTCGAGACCGCCAAGTGCGGTTTCGAGGACGGCAACCGCATGTTCGGCCATTCGCTGATCGTCGCCCCGACCGGCGAGATCGTCGCCAAGTCGGTGAGCGAGGAGGACGAGGTGGTCTGTTTCAACGCCGACATCGACCTTGCCAACGACCTGAAGAAGACGATGTTCAACTTCGCCGCGCACCGGCGGCCGGAGCACTACCGGCTGATCGTCGAGCGGGTGGGGGCGGAGGTGACGCCGGCGCAGGGGCCGTGA
- a CDS encoding amidohydrolase family protein has translation MDLIIRNARLTAAGPGDPLVDIGVDDGRIVAVQPRLQSEGPVHDAGGHLVSPGLVESHFHLDKALIVDRVPMQPDRMKRDHMERTASIKHTFTAEDIYDRARRTLEQSLLHGVTHMRTQVEVDPNVGLLGFEAIEQLKKDYAWAIDIQSCVFLQEGWTGVAGADENLVSCLDRGAPVVGGGIRYDKDGPGQVRRVFELAKRYDIDVDFHLDGGYETGSLDYPQVCDLTEAIGWQGRVAFGHGSKYSCMPVAQQKAIGRRLGEAGVSLAVLPATDLFNAGRHMAHSVIRGVTDANTLIEQGANCTLSTNNVLNPFTPLGDCSLTRIVNLYANVVQRHGPKDLATCFEMITDRAARALRLPRYGIAVGNDADLVVWGEDTPGDVIAKAALPLAGFKRGRRLFQRELPVLQRS, from the coding sequence GTGGACCTGATCATCCGGAACGCCAGGCTCACTGCCGCCGGGCCGGGTGATCCGCTGGTTGACATCGGCGTGGATGACGGCCGGATCGTCGCCGTCCAGCCTCGGCTGCAGTCCGAGGGCCCGGTGCACGACGCGGGAGGGCACCTCGTGTCACCCGGCCTGGTCGAGAGCCATTTCCACCTCGACAAGGCCTTGATCGTCGACCGGGTGCCGATGCAGCCCGACCGGATGAAGCGCGACCACATGGAGCGCACCGCGTCGATCAAGCATACGTTCACCGCGGAAGACATCTACGACCGCGCGCGACGCACGCTGGAACAGAGCCTGCTGCACGGCGTGACCCACATGCGTACCCAGGTCGAGGTCGATCCGAACGTCGGGCTGCTCGGCTTCGAGGCAATCGAGCAACTGAAGAAGGACTACGCCTGGGCGATCGACATCCAGTCCTGCGTGTTCCTGCAGGAAGGCTGGACCGGCGTGGCCGGCGCAGACGAGAACCTGGTGTCCTGCCTCGATCGCGGCGCGCCGGTGGTAGGTGGCGGCATCCGCTACGACAAGGATGGTCCAGGGCAGGTGCGCCGGGTGTTCGAACTCGCGAAGCGGTACGACATCGACGTCGACTTCCACCTCGATGGCGGCTACGAGACCGGCAGCCTCGACTATCCGCAGGTGTGCGACCTCACCGAGGCCATCGGCTGGCAGGGCAGGGTGGCCTTCGGGCACGGATCGAAGTATTCCTGCATGCCGGTCGCGCAACAGAAGGCGATCGGCCGCCGGCTGGGCGAGGCGGGCGTGTCGCTGGCGGTTCTGCCGGCCACCGACCTGTTCAACGCCGGCCGGCACATGGCGCACAGCGTGATCCGTGGCGTGACCGATGCCAACACGTTGATCGAACAGGGCGCCAACTGCACGCTCTCCACCAACAACGTGTTGAACCCGTTCACGCCGCTGGGCGACTGTTCGCTTACCCGCATCGTGAACCTGTATGCGAACGTGGTGCAGCGCCATGGTCCGAAGGACCTGGCGACCTGCTTCGAGATGATCACCGATCGTGCGGCGCGGGCGTTGCGCCTTCCGCGCTATGGCATCGCCGTCGGCAACGATGCCGACCTGGTGGTCTGGGGCGAGGATACGCCGGGCGACGTGATCGCGAAGGCGGCGCTGCCGCTGGCCGGCTTCAAGCGCGGGCGCCGCTTGTTCCAGCGCGAACTGCCCGTGCTCCAGCGCTCCTGA
- a CDS encoding ABC transporter substrate-binding protein, with translation MGVCDYDRTRGLFDGRVQIEGCDVAAVNIEPEEAFHRAFGFQEFDISELSISSHTMMTSRGSNAYVGIPAFVSRLFRHSGVYIRTDRGIDKPQDLAGKTVGLPEYQITANVWIRGILEDDFGVKPSSIHWRRGGVEDPGRLERAPIKLPPDVDLQQVPDGKTLSGMLEAGEIDAMISARAPSCFERGAKNVARLFPDYRTTEEDYFRRTKIFPTMHIIGIRKSLVEKHPWLPVSVFKAFLQARELSLYELGQIGHLFVSLPWGVSEFHKAKQLMGENYWSYGLEPNHHVLETFTRYHFEQGLSARKVAPEELFCPSVLDLFKI, from the coding sequence ATGGGTGTCTGCGACTACGATCGCACGCGTGGGTTGTTCGACGGCCGGGTGCAGATCGAGGGCTGTGACGTGGCCGCGGTGAACATCGAGCCGGAGGAGGCCTTCCATCGCGCATTCGGCTTCCAGGAGTTCGACATCTCCGAGTTGTCGATCTCCAGCCACACGATGATGACCTCCCGCGGTAGCAACGCGTACGTCGGCATCCCGGCCTTCGTGTCTCGCCTGTTCCGCCACTCGGGCGTGTACATCCGCACCGACCGCGGCATCGACAAGCCGCAGGACCTCGCAGGCAAGACGGTCGGGCTCCCCGAGTACCAGATCACCGCCAATGTGTGGATCCGCGGCATCCTCGAGGACGACTTCGGCGTGAAGCCATCGTCGATCCACTGGCGTCGCGGCGGCGTTGAAGATCCGGGGCGGCTCGAGCGCGCGCCGATCAAGCTGCCGCCGGACGTGGACCTGCAGCAGGTGCCGGATGGCAAGACCCTGTCCGGCATGCTCGAGGCGGGCGAGATCGACGCGATGATCAGCGCGCGCGCGCCGTCGTGCTTCGAGCGCGGCGCGAAGAATGTCGCGCGGCTGTTCCCGGACTACCGCACCACCGAGGAAGACTACTTCCGCCGCACGAAGATCTTCCCGACGATGCATATCATCGGTATCCGCAAGTCGCTGGTCGAGAAGCATCCCTGGCTGCCGGTCAGCGTGTTCAAGGCCTTCCTGCAGGCGCGCGAGCTGTCGCTGTACGAGCTCGGGCAGATCGGCCACCTGTTCGTGAGCCTGCCCTGGGGCGTGTCCGAGTTCCACAAGGCGAAGCAGCTGATGGGCGAGAACTACTGGAGCTACGGCCTGGAGCCGAACCACCATGTGCTCGAGACCTTCACCCGCTACCACTTCGAGCAGGGCCTGTCGGCACGCAAGGTCGCGCCGGAAGAGCTGTTCTGCCCGTCGGTGCTCGACCTGTTCAAGATCTAG
- a CDS encoding tripartite tricarboxylate transporter substrate binding protein, translating into MKLQSPLARHAGACCLSAFLAASAFAAAAPDYPVKPLRVIVPFPPGGGTDFVMRAIAPQLSEQLGQQVLIDNRAGAQGVVGTQIGARAINDGYTLTIVDAATVISPALISPPPFDVMKDFAPIAILVEQPYLITLHPSVPAKTMVDFVKLVQASPGKYNYGSGSAISHVSQALFYSTAKLDMTHVPYRGTGPLMAANLGNEVQTTFTGPGAALPQVKAGKLRLLAVTSNRRFVQAPDTPTLDESGFKGTDIRGWFGMLAPAGTPRPVVTKLNATINGILSGSGPAATVLRERGYDLNPVSPEAFGRFLGAEVARWSKAVKAFGIKATE; encoded by the coding sequence ATGAAACTGCAGAGCCCCCTTGCGCGACACGCGGGCGCCTGCTGCCTGTCCGCCTTCCTGGCCGCCAGTGCATTTGCAGCCGCCGCCCCCGATTATCCCGTCAAGCCGCTGCGCGTGATCGTGCCGTTCCCGCCCGGTGGCGGCACTGATTTCGTGATGCGGGCGATCGCCCCGCAGCTGTCCGAGCAGCTCGGCCAGCAGGTGCTGATCGACAACCGCGCAGGGGCGCAGGGCGTGGTCGGCACCCAGATCGGCGCGCGCGCGATCAATGACGGCTACACCCTCACCATCGTCGATGCCGCGACGGTGATCTCGCCTGCGCTGATCTCGCCGCCGCCGTTCGACGTGATGAAAGACTTCGCGCCGATCGCCATCCTGGTCGAGCAGCCCTACCTGATCACGCTCCACCCGTCGGTGCCGGCGAAGACCATGGTCGACTTCGTGAAGCTGGTCCAGGCGAGCCCGGGCAAGTACAACTACGGTTCCGGCTCGGCGATCTCGCACGTGTCCCAGGCGCTGTTCTACTCGACTGCGAAGCTCGACATGACCCACGTGCCCTATCGGGGCACCGGGCCGCTGATGGCGGCCAACCTCGGCAACGAGGTGCAGACCACGTTCACCGGTCCCGGCGCCGCGCTGCCGCAGGTGAAGGCGGGCAAGCTGCGGCTGCTCGCGGTGACGTCGAACAGGCGCTTCGTGCAGGCGCCCGACACCCCGACACTGGACGAGTCGGGCTTCAAGGGCACCGACATCCGCGGCTGGTTCGGCATGCTGGCCCCGGCCGGCACGCCGCGACCGGTGGTGACGAAGCTCAATGCCACGATCAACGGCATCCTGTCGGGCAGCGGCCCTGCCGCGACCGTGCTGCGCGAGCGTGGCTACGACCTGAATCCGGTGTCGCCGGAAGCGTTCGGCAGGTTCCTCGGCGCCGAGGTGGCGCGCTGGTCGAAGGCGGTGAAGGCGTTCGGGATCAAGGCGACGGAGTAG
- a CDS encoding PaaI family thioesterase translates to MAGQPARRLGVLLESASRTKITARLPIRPTHMNRGQRVNGGVLMAFADLLGAAGTVMNLEPGWRTTTLESKTNFFAAGQPPVLLAESTPLHVGRSTNVWQTRITNEDGKLVALVTQTQIVLPPAVVR, encoded by the coding sequence ATGGCCGGGCAGCCGGCCCGGCGGCTCGGAGTGCTGCTCGAATCGGCCTCGCGCACGAAGATCACGGCGCGGCTGCCGATCCGCCCGACCCACATGAACCGCGGCCAGCGGGTCAATGGCGGTGTGCTGATGGCCTTTGCCGACCTGCTCGGCGCGGCAGGCACGGTGATGAACCTGGAGCCAGGCTGGCGTACGACGACGCTGGAGTCGAAGACCAATTTCTTCGCCGCCGGGCAGCCGCCGGTGCTGCTGGCCGAGTCGACGCCGTTGCACGTCGGGCGTAGCACCAACGTCTGGCAGACGCGCATCACGAACGAGGACGGCAAGCTGGTCGCGCTCGTCACGCAGACGCAGATCGTGCTGCCGCCCGCGGTAGTCCGATGA
- a CDS encoding phage holin family protein — protein MTDPAGGGGETPPGVLQSLRDLAGNAVAALQTRLQLLSVDAQEAGWRLAAIALYGIVALFCLFTGTVLLALLIIVAFWDRSPVLAVALLSAFFLLAGGGCALLARRHVRLAPSLFAATLETLARDREALSAGAPDADRSGAATPR, from the coding sequence GTGACTGATCCGGCCGGTGGTGGTGGCGAGACGCCCCCGGGTGTCCTGCAGTCGCTGCGCGACCTTGCCGGCAACGCAGTCGCGGCCCTCCAGACCCGGCTGCAACTGCTGTCGGTCGATGCCCAGGAGGCCGGATGGCGTCTTGCCGCGATCGCGCTTTATGGCATCGTGGCGCTGTTCTGCCTGTTCACCGGCACGGTGCTGCTCGCGCTGCTGATCATCGTGGCATTCTGGGATCGCAGCCCTGTCCTTGCGGTCGCGCTGCTCAGCGCGTTCTTCCTGCTCGCCGGCGGCGGATGCGCATTGCTCGCCCGTCGCCATGTACGGTTGGCGCCCAGCCTGTTCGCGGCCACGCTCGAGACGCTCGCACGCGACCGCGAGGCGCTGTCCGCCGGCGCCCCGGACGCCGACCGCAGCGGCGCGGCCACACCGCGATGA
- a CDS encoding DUF883 domain-containing protein has product MNDVNREKLIVDLKTVVSDAEALVKATAGQAGDKIGEVRAKAEDSLRSARLALRDAEALVVDKTKQAARATDDFVHDKPWTAVGVGAAVGMIIGLLIARR; this is encoded by the coding sequence ATGAATGACGTAAACCGCGAAAAGCTCATCGTCGACCTCAAGACCGTCGTTTCCGATGCTGAAGCCCTGGTGAAGGCCACTGCCGGACAGGCGGGCGACAAGATCGGCGAAGTGCGCGCCAAGGCGGAAGATTCGCTGCGCTCTGCGCGCCTCGCTCTGCGCGATGCGGAGGCGCTGGTCGTGGACAAGACCAAGCAGGCTGCACGTGCGACCGATGATTTCGTGCACGACAAGCCCTGGACGGCTGTCGGCGTGGGCGCTGCCGTCGGCATGATCATCGGGCTGCTGATCGCCCGCCGCTGA
- a CDS encoding dimethyl sulfoxide reductase anchor subunit, which produces MHPAFSVIFLTTLIGVAQGLFLAVYSIDVLSRLGLSELPMPSFIIVGCTLSVLLCALGLLASFWHLGRPERAWRAATMWRTSWLSREVIVLPAFLASVAAYGVSYATGSLWSDLFGLVAVVACIALFVCTGMIYACLRFLQEWASPLTLLNYFLLGCASGSTFATLLSSLLAPGYTEVLATWAIGLTTVALVVRAAMLARNARLRPKSTVQSAIGMKHPKVRQTSQGAIGGSFNTREFVHGRTRTFLRSVKWAFLLLAFPLPAALLWLGAASGATAVLAVAFAVQYIGLLAERWFFFAQANHPQNLYYQTIS; this is translated from the coding sequence ATGCATCCGGCCTTCTCGGTGATCTTCCTCACCACGCTGATCGGCGTCGCGCAGGGATTGTTCCTCGCGGTGTACTCGATCGACGTTCTGTCGCGCCTCGGGCTGTCGGAACTGCCGATGCCGTCGTTCATCATCGTCGGCTGCACGCTGTCGGTGCTGCTCTGCGCGCTCGGGCTGCTTGCCTCGTTCTGGCACCTCGGCCGTCCGGAGCGTGCCTGGCGTGCAGCCACGATGTGGCGTACCTCCTGGCTGTCGCGCGAGGTGATCGTGCTGCCGGCCTTCCTCGCAAGCGTCGCGGCCTACGGTGTGTCCTATGCGACCGGTTCCCTGTGGTCGGACCTGTTCGGTCTGGTCGCCGTGGTGGCCTGCATCGCGCTGTTCGTCTGCACGGGGATGATCTATGCGTGCCTGCGCTTCCTGCAGGAATGGGCGTCGCCGCTGACGCTGCTCAACTACTTCCTGCTCGGCTGTGCGTCCGGCAGCACGTTCGCGACGCTGCTGTCCTCGTTGCTGGCACCGGGCTACACCGAGGTGCTGGCCACCTGGGCGATCGGTCTGACCACGGTCGCGCTGGTGGTGCGTGCAGCGATGCTGGCGCGCAATGCCCGCCTGCGACCGAAGTCCACCGTACAGTCGGCGATCGGCATGAAGCATCCGAAGGTGCGGCAGACCTCGCAGGGCGCGATCGGTGGTTCGTTCAATACGCGCGAATTCGTCCATGGACGCACGCGGACCTTCCTGCGGTCGGTCAAGTGGGCATTCCTGCTGCTCGCGTTTCCGCTGCCCGCAGCCCTGCTGTGGCTGGGGGCTGCGAGCGGGGCGACGGCGGTGCTTGCAGTGGCTTTCGCGGTTCAGTACATCGGCCTGCTCGCAGAGCGCTGGTTCTTCTTCGCACAGGCCAACCATCCGCAGAACCTCTACTACCAGACGATTTCCTGA
- a CDS encoding 4Fe-4S dicluster domain-containing protein encodes MTQLALVIDLNVCVGCQACVTSCKEWNTSGVAGFLSDENPYDKDPTGTFFNRVQTYEVGEFPCTETVHFPKSCLHCEDPPCVPVCPTGASYKRKEDGIVLVDYDKCIGCKYCAWACPYGAREIDEKQQVMKKCTLCVDRIYDQAIPEAQRKPACVVACPTSARLFGDIHDADSEVSRAIRERGGYALMPEWGTEPANHYLPRHKGTVVVDADQVSRIDSPLNVDGRIPGTLAALIAEAQAAADPTSASAGGGR; translated from the coding sequence TTGACCCAGCTTGCATTGGTCATCGACCTGAACGTCTGCGTCGGCTGCCAGGCCTGCGTCACCAGTTGCAAGGAATGGAACACCTCCGGCGTTGCCGGTTTCCTGAGCGACGAGAACCCTTACGACAAGGATCCGACCGGCACCTTCTTCAATCGGGTGCAGACCTACGAAGTCGGCGAGTTCCCTTGCACCGAGACCGTCCATTTCCCGAAGTCCTGCCTGCACTGCGAAGACCCGCCCTGCGTGCCGGTGTGCCCGACCGGCGCGTCGTACAAGCGCAAGGAAGACGGCATCGTGCTGGTCGACTACGACAAGTGCATCGGTTGCAAGTACTGCGCCTGGGCCTGTCCGTACGGCGCGCGCGAGATCGACGAGAAGCAGCAGGTGATGAAGAAGTGCACCCTGTGCGTCGACCGCATCTACGACCAGGCGATCCCGGAGGCGCAGCGCAAGCCCGCCTGCGTGGTGGCCTGCCCGACCAGCGCGCGGCTGTTCGGCGACATCCATGACGCCGACTCGGAAGTGTCGCGTGCGATCCGCGAGCGTGGTGGCTATGCCCTGATGCCCGAATGGGGTACCGAGCCGGCCAACCACTACCTGCCGCGTCACAAAGGTACGGTGGTGGTCGACGCCGACCAGGTCAGCCGGATCGATTCGCCGCTGAACGTCGACGGCCGCATCCCGGGCACGCTGGCGGCGCTGATCGCCGAGGCACAGGCCGCCGCCGATCCGACGTCGGCATCGGCCGGGGGAGGGCGCTGA